Proteins encoded together in one Anopheles darlingi chromosome 3, idAnoDarlMG_H_01, whole genome shotgun sequence window:
- the LOC125956914 gene encoding zinc finger protein 660-like isoform X2, whose translation MLKTFCRICLTATGVEYSIDEAIDGTKSLYTVVCRLCPEAFPDKSSEWSRHVCEHCRQRILNAQELYDLCKISIECFEELYPKGKSSKPNVSEIDAEEDHCESYPDMNGIDVLEEDAEIVRSFLGLNRAISAAPSYELSMEEKNCSEPDWMVSIAEDPFTIEPSHDQDESFDSCIDEEHKTQDNRSVTAANGNVDLPDANFATDYQSSSQDAFKMQEDGHYGEIVLSTKSHGNGMFNDLIDSIIYATVFNDEVSVLHKEKLRCTFCEDEVFSSQIILNNHLKELHSDKIFICNPCDRVFVDEETYNTHEKYHSLDRCCFCTICEKGFEIPRSLREHIAIKHVSREHSCICPSCGVKMDDYTKLESHIKSHEEVKSFFCNLCPLRFQKEVRLKEHLRRHENEENFPCDLCGKRLSTKRNLKNHQRLKHTVRTGEKPFGCDVCGKRFDRKERCQKHKITHTGERPYACMFCDRRYGDVGDLKSHLRKHLGDNIYQCDRCDASFRLKKELKRHYAVHFQGNDADNRTSGGNSDFRFTLEYIVNLRRQKELSKLHVEENHSSVE comes from the exons ATGCTCAAGACATTTTGTCGTATCTGTTTGACGGCGACGGGTGTAGAGTACAGCATCGACGAAGCTATCGACGGCACAAAATCGCTGTATACAGTGGTTTGCAGGCTGTGCCCTGAAGCATTCCCGGACAAAAGCAGTGAATGGTCGAGACATGTCTGTGAACACTGCAGGCAACGAATCTTAAATGCGCAAGAGCTATACGATCTCTGTAAGATAAGCATTGAATGTTTCGAGGAACTTTATCCCAAGGGAAAGTCCAGTAAACCAAATGTAAGCGAGATTGACGCTGAAGAAGACCATTGCGAATCCTATCCCGACATGAACGGTATAGACGTTCTAGAGGAAGACGCCGAGATCGTACGATCATTCCTCGGATTGAACAGGGCTATCAGCGCTGCTCCGAGCTACGAATTATCTATGGAGGAAAAAAATTGTTCAGAGCCTGATTGGATGGTATCTATTGCAGAAGATCCGTTTACGATAGAACCATCGCATGATCAAGATGAGTCGTTTGATTCATGTATCGATGaggaacacaaaacacaagacAATCGTTCTGTCACAGCTGCGAACGGAAATGTGGATTTACCTGACGCGAATTTCGCAACAGATTACCAGTCCTCATCTCAAGATGCTTTTAAAATGCAAGAAGACGGGCATTACGGCGAAATTGTTTTATCTACTAAGTCCcacggaaatggaatgttCAATGATTTAATAGATTCAATTATCTATGCGACTGTGTTTAACGATGAGGTGTCTGTGTTGCACAAGGAGAAGCTTCGTTGCACGTTTTGCGAAGATGAAGTTTTTTCATCACAAATTATTTTGAATAATCACTTGAAAGAGTTGCATTCAGATAAGATTTTTATTTGCAATCCATGTGATAGAGTATTTGTGGACGAAGAAACGTATAACACTCATGAAAAATACCATTCATTGgatcgttgttgtttctgtaCTATTTGTGAAAAGGGATTTGAGATTCCTAGATCTTTAAGAGAGCATATAGCCATAAAACATGTTTCGCGTGAACATTCCTGCATCTGTCCATCTTGTGGTGTGAAAATGGATGATTACACAAAGCTAGAGAGCCATATCAAGAGCCATGAGGAAGTTAAATCATTTTTCTGCAATTTATGTCCGTTACGCTTTCAAAAAGAAG TGAGATTGAAGGAGCATTTAAGAAgacatgaaaatgaagaaaatttcCCATGTGACCTATGCGGTAAGCGCTTATCTACAAaacgaaatttgaaaaatcatcAACGTTTGAAGCATACCG TTCGTACAGGTGAGAAGCCATTTGGTTGTGATGTGTGCGGAAAAAG ATTTgatagaaaagaaagatgtcAAAAGCACAAGATAACGCATACCGGCGAGAGACCTTATGCTTGCATGTTTTGCGATCGGCGGTATGGTGATGTAGGAGATTTGAAGAGCCATTTGCGGAAACATCTCGGAGACAATATATATCAGTGCGATCGGTGCGATGCGTCATTCCGTTTAAAGAAGGAACTGAAACGACACTACGCGGTTCATTTTCAAGGTAATGATGCTGATAACCGTACGTCAGGAGGTAACAGCGATTTCCGTTTTACTTTAGAGTACATAG